From Brassica oleracea var. oleracea cultivar TO1000 chromosome C3, BOL, whole genome shotgun sequence, a single genomic window includes:
- the LOC106330517 gene encoding uncharacterized protein LOC106330517 — translation MNSLKIVAEYSVINGSFSIITLDLLRKNLPPRRNLAYCFSTTAENMADFLHKAIGALSLEDEEPLVLPDSPQYRVFDENEKSLLGRLLNLECQSMERMIDYMPTAWRVQGRVRGIALSRDRFQFVFQREEDLATVLKDRPWSYNHWAMVIERWSSFPPENFLQNMSLWIRIRHIPADFFTVKTMFRLASEIGEVEEIAYDPEVSHTKDYIRAQVIFDTTKPLKATRKLSTPGKVVTIEFEYEKIHKRCFHCLRLTHEKIRCPMLRKGAQTEQRVPPDPVEEVAIAQSKRNATRPVEILEGPPGFPPLFPELSKQDLKMAMQYISNSDPTERMARIERVRQGIEDNKTEASVRLTRISGDLDKGKGHVFSYTEPSFSQLLQRQTDNALMISAIPTTSRGEEQETSSSYSSALSAPTLTSTGFQLGPSLEGRASGSLSQKKTMRRRPTSWKRKVTPKASAATEDQVGTSHPSSQRNTKRKSTSPLLASDNKNLKTSEPTVASSVKPLLPQ, via the coding sequence ATGAATTCCCTAAAGATTGTGGCGGAATATAGCGTAATCAATGGGAGTTTCTCCATAATCACTCTTGACCTTCTTCGGAAGAATCTCCCCCCTCGCCGAAACCTTGCCTACTGCTTCAGCACCACCGCGGAGAATATGGCCGATTTTCTTCACAAAGCCATTGGAGCATTGTCTCTTGAAGATGAGGAACCTCTAGTCCTCCCTGATAGCCCCCAGTACAGAGTCTTTGATGAGAATGAAAAAAGCTTACTGGGTCGTCTTCTCAATCTGGAGTGTCAATCAATGGAAAGAATGATTGACTACATGCCAACGGCTTGGCGTGTGCAAGGGAGAGTTCGTGGAATTGCGCTGTCTCGAGACAGATTTCAGTTTGTTTTCCAGCGTGAAGAGGATCTAGCGACGGTCCTGAAGGACCGCCCATGGTCGTATAACCACTGGGCAATGGTTATAGAACGGTGGTCTTCCTTCCCCCCGGAGAACTTTCTCCAGAATATGAGCCTTTGGATTCGGATCAGACATATTCCAGCTGATTTCTTCACTGTTAAAACAATGTTTAGACTGGCTTCGGAAATTGGAGAAGTGGAGGAGATTGCCTATGACCCTGAGGTATCTCATACGAAGGACTACATCAGAGCGCAAGTGATATTTGATACCACTAAGCCACTGAAAGCAACACGGAAGCTGAGCACACCTGGAAAGGTGGTCACTATTGAGTTTGAATATGAGAAGATACACAAAAGATGCTTTCATTGCTTGCGTCTAACACATGAAAAGATCCGATGTCCTATGCTGAGGAAAGGTGCTCAGACTGAACAGAGAGTGCCCCCTGATCCTGTAGAGGAAGTGGCGATAGCCCAGAGCAAGCGTAATGCGACACGTCCAGTTGAGATCTTGGAGGGGCCACCTGGTTTTCCACCCTTGTTCCCGGAGCTATCTAAACAAGACTTGAAAATGGCTATGCAGTACATCTCAAACTCTGATCCAACAGAGAGAATGGCCAGGATTGAAAGGGTTCGGCAAGGAATTGAAGACAACAAAACAGAGGCCTCAGTGCGACTTACAAGAATCTCGGGTGATTTGGATAAAGGAAAAGGCCATGTTTTTAGTTACACGGAACCATCTTTCTCTCAGCTGCTGCAACGACAGACTGACAATGCCCTGATGATCTCTGCCATACCAACAACCTCTCGTGGAGAAGAACAAGAGACATCATCTTCATACTCTTCGGCTCTATCTGCTCCAACCTTGACTTCGACGGGTTTTCAGCTTGGCCCCTCGCTGGAGGGGCGAGCCTCCGGAAGCCTGAGTCAGAAAAAAACAATGCGCCGACGGCCCACCTCCTGGAAAAGGAAAGTGACTCCGAAAGCCAGTGCTGCAACAGAGGACCAAGTGGGCACATCTCACCCATCTTCTCAACGCAACACGAAGAGGAAATCTACTTCTCCTTTGCTCGCTTCAGACAACAAAAACCTGAAAACATCAGAACCTACGGTGGCTTCCAGTGTGAAGCCGCTGCTGCCCCAATGA
- the LOC106330518 gene encoding serine/threonine-protein phosphatase 7-like, with the protein MHFPKTEYRCQGPHTEGCSSPVVSKRTRGKKNPLVLRQEPELSSLKLGTLEELMQARRSVLDPPWEGSNLIPGDLIIRSHEGPDAREKRSGLAGTDLGYTIDHDVQSGKLITIFSAPDYPQFQATRERYRNKGAYIILQAPDLSDPQFRSFEAVTPRPKANPYYDFENEMDKSAMDGNEEQAASH; encoded by the exons ATGCACTTCCCAAAAACAGAATACCGTTGCCAAGGGCCG CACACGGAGGGCTGTAGCAGCCCTGTTGTGTCTAAGAGAACAAGGGGAAAGAAGAACCCTCTGGTGCTTCGTCAAGAACCTGAGCTGAGCTCATTGAAGCTTGGTACTTTAGAAGAATTGATGCAAGCTAGAAGATCAGTTCTTGATCCTCCTTGGGAAGGTTCCAACTTGATTCCAGGAGAT TTAATCATCAGATCACATGAAGGTCCAGATGCTAGAGAGAAGAGATCTGGCTTAGCTGGTACGGACTTAGGATATACAATAGATCACGATGTTCAATCTGGAAAGCTTATCACTATCTTCAGTGCTCCAGACTATCCACAGTTCCAG GCAACGAGAGAGAGGTACAGAAACAAAGGAGCATATATTATATTGCAGGCTCCTGACTTATCTGATCCTCAGTTTAGAAGTTTTGAAGCAGTTACTCCACGACCAAAG GCGAATCCGTATTATGACTTTGAAAATGAGATGGATAAGTCTGCAATGGACGGCAACGAGGAACAAGCAGCAAGTCACTGA
- the LOC106328174 gene encoding ultraviolet-B receptor UVR8, producing the protein MAEEEMVAGDVTGPPRKVLIISAGASHSVALLTGDIVCSWGRGEDGQLGHGDAEDRPSPTQLSALDDHQIVSVTCGADHTVAYSESRKEVYSWGWGDFGRLGHGNSSDLFTPLPIKALHGIRIKQIACGDSHCLAVTMDGEVQSWGRNQNGQLGLGDTEDSLVPQKIRVFEGIRIKMVAAGAEHTAAVTEDGDLYGWGWGRYGNLGLGDRNDRLVPERVTSASGEKMSMVACGWRHTIAVSYSGALYTYGWSKYGQLGHGDLEDHLVPHKLEALSNSVISQISGGWRHTMALTSDGKLYGWGWNKFGQVGVGDNLDQCSPLQVWFPDDQKVVQVSCGWRHTLAVTEKNNVFAWGRGTNGQLGIGESIDRNYPQIIEALSVDGESGQHIESSNFDPSSGKSWVSPAERYAVVPDEKTGQTDGSSKGNGSDMSVPTN; encoded by the exons ATGGCGGAGGAGGAGATGGTGGCTGGTGATGTTACAGGTCCGCCTCGTAAGGTTCTCATCATATCTGCTGGGGCTAGCCACTCCGTAGCTCTTCTCA CTGGGGACATTGTTTGCTCATGGGGCAGAGGAGAGGATGGACAGTTAGGTCATGGAGATGCAGAGGATAGACCTTCTCCAACTCAACTAAGCGCCTTGGATGACCACCAAATCGTTTCAGTTACCTGTGGTGCTGACCACACGGTTGCTTATTCTGAATCACGCAAGGAGGTCTACAGTTGGGGATG GGGTGACTTTGGGAGATTAGGACATGGGAACTCTAGCGACTTGTTTACTCCACTGCCTATCAAAGCACTGCACGGTATTCGTATAAAGCAGATTGCCTGTGGGGATAGTCACTGTTTGGCTGTTACTATGGACGGAGAGGTGCAGAG CTGGGGACGCAACCAGAATGGTCAACTTGGTCTGGGTGACACAGAAGATTCTCTAGTGCCTCAGAAGATTCGAGTCTTTGAG GGAATACGAATCAAAATGGTAGCAGCTGGTGCAGAACACACTGCTGCGGTGACAGAAGATGGTGATCTTTATGGATGGGGATGGGGACGATATGGAAATTTGGGTTTAGGTGACCGCAATGACCGCTTGGTTCCTGAAAGAGTTACCTCTGCTAGT GGTGAGAAGATGTCTATGGTTGCTTGTGGATGGCGGCACACAATAGCAGTTTCTTATTCTGGAGCATTGTATACTTATGGATGGAGCAAATATGGACAGTTAGGACATGGGGACTTGGAAGATCACCTTGTTCCTCACAAACTGGAAGCGCTGAGCAACAGCGTTATCTCCCAG ATTTCGGGAGGTTGGAGACATACAATGGCATTGACTTCTGATGGGAAACTATATGGATGGGGTTGGAATAAG TTTGGGCAAGTAGGAGTGGGCGATAACTTAGATCAGTGTTCTCCTTTGCAAGTTTGGTTTCCCGACGATCAG AAAGTAGTTCAAGTCTCATGTGGATGGAGACATACATTGGCTGTGACTGAAAAAAATAATGTGTTTGCTTGGGGGAGAGGTACAAATGGACAGCTCGGCATTGGAGAGTCCATTGACAG GAACTATCCTCAGATTATAGAAGCATTGAGCGTTGATGGAGAAAGTGGACAACATATAGAGTCTTCTAATTTTGATCCATCTTCAG GGAAAAGCTGGGTGTCACCGGCAGAGAGATATGCAGTTGTTCCTGATGAAAAAACT GGACAAACGGATGGTTCAAGCAAAGGCAATGGAAGTGATATGAGTGTCCCCACAAACTGA
- the LOC106329498 gene encoding amino acid permease 4, which translates to MDVPRPAFKCFDDDGRPKRSGTVWTASAHILTAVIGSGVLSLAWAIGQLGWIAGPAVMFLFSFVTYYSTTLLSDCYRTGDPVSGKRNYTYMDAVQSILGGFRFKICGLMQFLNLFGTTIGYTIASSISMMAIKRSNCFHESGGKNLCHMSSNPYMIMFGVIEILLSTIKDFHQIWWLSTVAAIMSFTYSSIGLALGIIQVAANGVFKGSLTGISIGAVTQTQKIWRTFQALGDIAFAYSYSVVLIEIQDTVRSPPAESKTMKNATRISIAVTTTFYMLCGCMGYAAFGDAAPGNLLTGFGFYNPFWLLDVANAAIVVHLVGAYQVFAQPIFAFVEKQAAARFPDSDLVSKEFEIRFPGVRSPYKVNVFRTVFRSCFVVLTTVISMLMPFFNDVVGILGALAFWPLTVYFPVEMYIKQRKVERWSMKWVCLQMLSCGCLVVTVVAGVGSVVGVMLDLKVYKPFKTTY; encoded by the exons ATGGATGTTCCTCGACCAGCTTTCAAATGTTTCGATGACGATGGTCGACCTAAGAGATCAG GGACGGTTTGGACCGCAAGTGCGCATATTTTAACCGCTGTAATTGGATCTGGTGTTCTCTCGCTGGCATGGGCCATAGGTCAACTTGGTTGGATCGCTGGTCCTGCAGTGATGTTCTTGTTCTCTTTTGTCACTTACTACTCTACCACTCTTCTCAGTGACTGCTACAGAACCGGAGATCCTGTTTCCGGAAAGAGAAACTATACTTACATGGATGCTGTCCAATCAATTCTCG GTGGGTTTCGGTTCAAGATTTGTGGTTTGATGCAGTTCTTGAATCTTTTCGGTACCACGATCGGGTACACTATCGCATCATCTATAAGCATGAT GGCTATCAAGAGATCCAACTGTTTCCACGAGAGCGGAGGGAAGAACCTATGTCACATGTCAAGCAATCCGTACATGATCATGTTTGGTGTGATTGAGATCTTGCTCTCTACGATCAAAGACTTTCACCAGATTTGGTGGCTCTCCACAGTTGCAGCCATCATGTCATTCACATACTCTTCAATCGGTTTAGCTCTCGGTATCATTCAGGTTGCAG CAAATGGAGTCTTCAAGGGAAGTCTCACTGGAATAAGCATCGGAGCAGTGACTCAGACACAGAAGATATGGAGAACGTTCCAAGCACTTGGAGACATTGCCTTTGCTTATTCATATTCTGTTGTCCTTATCGAGATTCAAGACACGGTAAGATCTCCACCAGCTGAATCAAAAACGATGAAGAACGCCACAAGAATAAGCATTGCCGTGACGACGACGTTTTACATGCTATGTGGTTGCATGGGCTATGCTGCTTTCGGAGATGCTGCACCAGGAAACCTCTTAACCGGGTTCGGTTTCTACAATCCGTTTTGGCTCCTCGACGTGGCTAACGCCGCCATTGTTGTCCACCTTGTTGGAGCTTACCAAGTCTTTGCTCAGCCTATTTTCGCGTTTGTCGAAAAACAAGCAGCTGCTAGGTTTCCTGATAGTGACTTGGTCTCCAAGGAATTCGAAATCAGGTTCCCTGGAGTTAGGTCACCGTACAAAGTCAACGTTTTCAGAACAGTTTTCCGGTCTTGTTTTGTGGTTTTGACCACTGTGATATCTATGCTTATGCCGTTTTTCAACGACGTCGTGGGGATATTGGGAGCGTTAGCGTTTTGGCCTTTGACGGTTTATTTTCCCGTGGAGATGTATATAAAACAGAGGAAAGTTGAGAGGTGGAGTATGAAGTGGGTTTGTCTACAGATGTTGAGCTGTGGTTGTTTAGTGGTCACAGTGGTGGCCGGAGTTGGCTCAGTCGTCGGAGTAATGCTTGACCTTAAGGTTTACAAGCCGTTCAAAACTACTTATTAA
- the LOC106335136 gene encoding probable glucan 1,3-alpha-glucosidase — MRSLLFILSLICFYSQTSFSWKKEEFRSCDQTPFCKRARSRSPGACSLIASDVSIADGDLLAKLLPKIANQSDEDQIKPLVLSLSVYTDGIVRLRIDEDHTLNPPKKRFRVPDVVVSDFDEKKIWLQKVATETIAGDATPSSVVYVSDGYEAVVRHEPFEVFVREKSGERRRVVSLNSHGLFDFEQLRKKAEGDNWEEKFRTHTDSRPYGSQSISFDVSFYDSSFVYGIPEHATSFALKPTKGPGVEESEPYRLFNLDVFEYDHESPFGLYGSIPFMVSHGKSGKTSGFFWLNAAEMQIDVLANGWDAESGIALPSSESRIDTLWMSEAGIVDTFFFVGPGPKDVVKQYASVTGTSAMPQLFATGYHQCRWNYKDEEDVAQVDSKFDEHDIPYDVLWLDIEHTDGKRYFTWDSALFPNPEEMQKKLAAKGRRMVTIVDPHIKRDDSYFLHKEATQMGYYVKDSSGKDFDGWCWPGSSSYIDMLSPEIREWWGGRFSYKNYVGSTPSLYIWNDMNEPSVFNGPEVTMPRDALHVGGVEHREVHNAYGYYFHMATSDGLVIREEGKDRPFVLSRAIFPGTQRYGAIWTGDNTAEWEHLRVSIPMLLTLGLTGITFSGADVGGFFGNPEPELLVRWYQVGAYYPFFRGHAHHDTKRREPWLFGERNTELMRDAIHTRYTLLPYFYTLFREANVTGVPVVRPLWMEFPQDEATFSNDEAFMVGNALLVQGVYTKGTTHAAVYLPGKASWYDLRDGKTYVGGKTYKMDAPEESIPAFQRAGTIIPRKDRFRRSSSQMDNDPYTLVVALNSTQEADGELYIDDGKSFEFKRGSYIHRRFLFSNGVLTSTNLAPSQARLSSQCSIDRIILLGHTSGPKSALVEPLNQKAEIEMGPLRMGGLVASSGTKVLTIRKPGVRVDQDWTVKVL; from the exons ATGAGATCTCTTCTCTTTATACTATCACTCATTTGCTTCTACTCCCAGACATCATTTTCATGGAAGAAGGAGGAGTTTCGCAGCTGCGACCAGACTCCATTCTGCAAACGCGCTCGATCCCGTTCTCCCGGCGCGTGTTCTCTCATCGCAAGCGATGTTTCCATCGCCGACGGAGATCTATTAGCGAAGCTCCTTCCGAAAATCGCTAACCAAAGCGACGAGGATCAGATCAAGCCGTTGGTACTCTCTCTCTCCGTTTACACCGACGGGATCGTGCGGCTCAGGATCGATGAGGATCATACGCTGAATCCGCCGAAGAAGAGATTCAGAGTTCCAGACGTTGTAGTCTCCGATTTCGATGAGAAGAAGATCTGGCTTCAGAAAGTAGCCACGGAGACGATCGCCGGAGACGCTACTCCGTCTTCAGTAGTCTACGTATCCGATGGATACGAGGCGGTGGTGCGTCACGAGCCGTTTGAGGTCTTTGTCCGCGAGAAATCAGGCGAGCGCCGTCGTGTAGTGTCGTTGAACTCTCATGGCTTATTTGATTTTGAGCAGCTGAGGAAGAAAGCTGAGGGAGATAACTGGGAAGAGAAGTTTAGGACTCATACAGATTCGAGACCGTATGGTTCTCAGTCTATTAGCTTTGACGTTTCGTTTTATGATTCAAGTTTCGTTTATGGGATACCTGAACACGCCACTAGCTTCGCCTTGAAGCCTACCAAGGGTCCTGGAGTCGAGGAGTCTGAGCCTTACAGGCTATTTAATCTTGATGTCTTTGAATACGATCACGAATCACCGTTTGGGCTTTACGGATCGATCCCATTCATGGTTTCACATGGAAAATCTGGTAAAACTTCGGGATTTTTCTGGTTGAATGCTGCGGAGATGCAGATTGATGTTTTGGCTAATGGATGGGATGCAGAGAGTGGTATTGCATTGCCTTCTAGTGAGAGTAGGATTGATACGTTGTGGATGAGCGAGGCGGGGATTGTGGATACATTCTTTTTCGTAGGGCCTGGGCCTAAGGATGTTGTGAAGCAGTATGCTAGTGTGACTGGTACTTCAGCGATGCCTCAGTTGTTTGCTACTGGTTATCACCAGTGTAGGTGGAACTACAAGGATGAGGAGGATGTGGCTCAGGTGGACTCGAAATTCGACGAGCATGACATTCCTTATGATGTTCTCTGGCTTGACATCGAGCATACAGATGGGAAGAGATACTTTACGTGGGACAGTGCGTTGTTTCCGAATCCAGAGGAGATGCAAAAGAAACTGGCTGCAAAGGGTAGGCGGATGGTCACCATTGTGGATCCTCATATCAAGAGGGATGACTCGTACTTTTTGCATAAGGAGGCTACTCAGATGGGATACTATGTTAAGGATTCATCTGGAAAAGACTTTGATGGTTGGTGCTGGCCTGGTTCATCATCTTACATTGATATGTTGAGTCCAGAGATTAGAGAATGGTGGGGTGGAAGGTTCTCGTATAAGAACTATGTTGGTTCAACTCCGTCGTTGTACATATGGAATGACATGAATGAGCCTTCCGTATTTAATGGTCCAGAG GTTACTATGCCAAGGGATGCATTACATGTTGGTGGTGTTGAACACAGGGAAGTTCATAACGCTTATGGATATTACTTTCACATGGCAACTTCCGATGGACTTGTTATACGTGAAGAAGGAAAAGATAGGCCATTTGTATTGTCAAGAGCAATCTTTCCTGGTACTCAAAGATACGGAGCAATATGGACTGGAGATAACACAGCCGAATGGGAACACCTTAGAGTCTCTATTCCAATGTTATTGACACTTGGTCTAACTGGAATCACATTCTCAG GAGCTGATGTTGGTGGGTTCTTTGGAAATCCTGAGCCAGAACTACTGGTTAGGTGGTACCAAGTCGGTGCTTACTATCCATTTTTCAGGGGTCATGCTCATCATGACACCAAAAGACGAGAGCCTTGGTTGTTTGG TGAACGGAATACAGAACTCATGAGAGATGCCATACACACTCGATACACGCTGCTCCCATACTTTTACACATTATTTAGAGAAGCAAATGTTACGGGTGTGCCTGTTGTACGTCCGTTATGGATGGAATTCCCACAAGATGAAGCTACTTTTAGCAACGATGAAGCCTTCATGGTCGGTAATGCTCTTTTAGTGCAAGGAGTTTACACTAAG GGAACAACACACGCTGCCGTGTATTTGCCTGGCAAAGCATCATGGTATGACCTGAGAGACGGAAAGACATACGTTGGAGGCAAGACTTACAAGATGGATGCTCCGGAAGAAAGCATTCCAGCGTTTCAAAGGGCTGGAACTATTATCCCGAGGAAAGACCGGTTCAGGCGAAGTTCTTCTCAAATGGACAATGATCCTTATACTTTG GTGGTAGCTTTGAACAGTACACAAGAAGCAGATGGTGAACTCTACATCGACGATGGAAAAAGCTTCGAATTCAAACGAGGCTCTTACATCCACCGCCGCTTCCTTTTCTCCAATGGTGTTCTTACATCAACGAACTTAGCTCCTTCTCAAGCTAGACTCTCTTCCCAATGTTCGATCGACAGGATTATACTCTTAGGACACACCTCAGGTCCGAAGTCTGCACTGGTCGAACCTTTGAATCAGAAGGCCGAGATTGAGATGGGACCATTGCGAATGGGTGGGCTAGTAGCTTCCTCTGGTACAAAGGTCTTGACTATCCGCAAACCAGGTGTCCGAGTGGACCAAGATTGGACCGTAAAGGTTCTGTGA
- the LOC106335244 gene encoding zinc finger HIT domain-containing protein 2, whose protein sequence is MIPEKTIITSETSKSSPLNPSSTRIICHVCNKQFAQYTCPRCNFRYCSLPCYKSHSVQCTESFMRENVVDELRQVRSDDQTKTKMLEILKRFHEEEEEDDDDIMTDDGEGSSSTLPEETIQKILAGDEISFDDLSLEERKGFQRALASGELSKMIEPWDPWWLSSSAQRISLGAQGKQLVQCVEDEDDKEGTFVSDIPRGPDAPLISPSKLSSTKSSPLLPLHLVDVLYSYCFTLRIYNGEWQSDSLGAATMVLSVSSVLGQNAQPGTMKEVLSFCLEHTCSSAYKSLGGGLKFGLNLVDDVIHLLSLGNAALVCLLCDLQRLIRCAIQEVKSSGRDLKKKLKLADRKVYFMMCWVNDQTPEVWQALESSVRAEKNSIVELNDYKGFRDLKEKAHTQKGGVVIEEIE, encoded by the coding sequence ATGATACCGGAGAAGACGATCATTACATCGGAGACTTCAAAGTCGTCTCCTTTAAACCCTTCTTCAACGCGGATTATCTGCCATGTTTGTAACAAGCAGTTCGCACAGTACACGTGTCCTCGCTGCAACTTCCGCTACTGCTCTCTTCCCTGTTACAAATCCCACAGTGTTCAATGCACTGAATCATTCATGAGGGAGAACGTGGTCGACGAGCTGCGGCAAGTTCGCTCCGATGATCAGACGAAGACGAAGATGCTCGAGATTTTGAAACGGTTTCACGAAGAAGAAGAAGAAGACGATGACGATATCATGACGGATGATGGTGAAGGTTCGAGTTCGACGCTACCGGAGGAAACTATTCAGAAGATTCTTGCCGGAGATGAGATCAGTTTCGATGATCTGAGCTTAGAAGAGAGGAAAGGGTTCCAAAGAGCGTTAGCTTCTGGAGAGCTTAGTAAAATGATTGAGCCTTGGGATCCTTGGTGGTTAAGCTCTTCAGCTCAAAGGATCTCTCTTGGGGCTCAAGGTAAACAATTGGTACAATGCGTTGAAGATGAAGATGATAAAGAAGGAACCTTTGTGAGTGACATACCTCGAGGTCCTGATGCACCTCTGATCTCACCAAGCAAGCTTAGCTCCACGAAGTCATCTCCGCTCTTACCACTCCACTTGGTTGACGTTTTATACAGTTACTGTTTTACTCTTCGTATCTATAACGGAGAATGGCAATCTGATTCGTTAGGGGCAGCGACAATGGTGCTGAGTGTTTCATCAGTGCTGGGTCAGAATGCACAACCTGGGACTATGAAGGAAGTGTTGTCGTTTTGCTTGGAACACACATGTTCGTCAGCTTATAAAAGCCTTGGCGGTGGTCTGAAATTCGGGTTGAATCTGGTTGATGATGTGATTCACTTGCTTTCTCTTGGCAATGCAGCTCTGGTGTGCTTGCTCTGTGATCTCCAAAGGTTGATTCGTTGTGCAATACAGGAAGTGAAATCATCAGGGCGTGATCTGAAGAAGAAACTAAAGCTTGCTGATAGGAAAGTGTACTTCATGATGTGTTGGGTCAATGACCAGACTCCGGAAGTGTGGCAAGCGTTGGAATCATCGGTAAGGGCAGAGAAGAACTCGATTGTTGAGCTTAACGATTACAAAGGGTTCCGAGACCTGAAGGAGAAAGCTCATACCCAAAAAGGCGGCGTGGTGATTGAAGAGATAGAATGA